One Nostocoides sp. HKS02 genomic window carries:
- the gyrB gene encoding DNA topoisomerase (ATP-hydrolyzing) subunit B: MAREQAEAELAGVPVGSDYDASAITVLEGLEAVRKRPGMYIGSTGERGLHHLVWEIVDNSVDEALAGYADTIDVVLLADGGVRVADNGRGIPTDIHPAEGRSAVELVLTQLHAGGKFGGGGYKVSGGLHGVGSSVVNALSSRLDVEVHQKGHAFRMSFDHGVPVEALEKQEASDRTGTTITYWPNPEIFETTNHDFETIRARFQQMAFLNKGLTINLVDEREPESAEDAAETVDATEKKPRQISYRYENGLVDYVTHLVSSKKSEPVHAEIISIESEDTERQLSLELAMQWTTAYSESVHTYANTINTHEGGTHEEGFRAAMTKLINDFARKQNLLKDKDDNLTGDDIREGLTAVVSVKLGEPQFEGQTKTKLGNSEVKGFVQRAMTDEFGHWLEAHPTEGRDIVRKSVQAAAARMAARKAREATRRKGLLESGGLPGKLRDCQSKDPSISEVFIVEGDSAGGSAVRGRNPHNQAILPIRGKILNVEKARIDKVLANNEVQALISAFGTGIGEDFDKTKARYHKIVLMADADVDGLHIRTLLLTLLFRFMRPLIEEGYVYLAQPPLYRLKWSNHAHEFAYSDRERDAMVTAGLAQGWRLPKDAGIQRYKGLGEMDYQELWETTMDPDHRVLLQVTLDDAAAADEIFAILMGEDVESRRGFIQRNARDVRFLDI, encoded by the coding sequence GTGGCCCGCGAGCAGGCCGAGGCCGAGCTCGCGGGGGTGCCGGTCGGCTCGGACTACGACGCCAGCGCGATCACCGTGCTCGAAGGCCTCGAGGCCGTGCGCAAACGTCCGGGCATGTACATCGGCTCCACTGGTGAGCGCGGTCTGCACCACCTCGTCTGGGAGATCGTCGACAACTCCGTCGACGAGGCACTGGCCGGGTATGCCGACACCATCGACGTGGTGTTGCTGGCTGACGGCGGGGTCCGGGTGGCCGACAACGGGCGCGGCATCCCCACCGACATCCACCCGGCCGAGGGCCGGTCGGCCGTCGAGCTCGTGCTGACCCAGCTGCACGCCGGCGGCAAGTTCGGCGGCGGCGGTTACAAGGTCTCCGGCGGCCTGCACGGCGTCGGCTCCTCGGTGGTCAACGCGTTGTCCTCCCGGCTCGACGTCGAGGTCCACCAGAAGGGCCACGCCTTCCGGATGTCCTTCGACCACGGCGTGCCGGTCGAGGCGTTGGAGAAGCAGGAGGCGTCGGACCGCACCGGCACCACCATCACCTACTGGCCGAACCCCGAGATCTTCGAGACGACCAACCACGACTTCGAGACCATCCGGGCGCGGTTCCAGCAGATGGCCTTCCTCAACAAGGGCCTGACCATCAACCTCGTCGACGAGCGCGAGCCGGAGAGTGCCGAGGACGCCGCCGAGACGGTGGACGCCACGGAGAAGAAGCCGCGCCAGATCTCCTACCGCTACGAGAACGGCCTGGTCGACTACGTCACCCACCTGGTGTCGTCCAAGAAGTCCGAGCCCGTGCACGCCGAGATCATCTCGATCGAGTCCGAGGACACCGAGCGCCAGCTATCGCTCGAGCTGGCGATGCAGTGGACCACCGCGTACTCCGAGTCGGTCCACACCTACGCCAACACCATCAACACCCACGAGGGCGGCACCCACGAAGAGGGCTTCCGCGCGGCGATGACCAAGCTCATCAACGACTTCGCGCGCAAGCAGAACCTCCTCAAGGACAAGGACGACAACCTCACCGGCGACGACATCCGTGAGGGCCTGACCGCGGTCGTGTCGGTCAAGCTCGGCGAGCCGCAGTTCGAGGGCCAGACCAAGACCAAGCTCGGCAACTCCGAGGTGAAGGGCTTCGTCCAGCGCGCCATGACCGACGAGTTCGGCCACTGGCTCGAGGCGCACCCCACCGAGGGACGCGACATCGTCCGCAAGTCGGTCCAGGCCGCGGCCGCGCGCATGGCCGCTCGCAAGGCGCGCGAGGCGACCCGCCGCAAGGGCCTGCTCGAGTCCGGCGGCCTGCCCGGCAAGCTGCGCGACTGCCAGAGCAAGGACCCCTCGATCTCCGAGGTCTTCATCGTCGAGGGTGACTCGGCTGGCGGTTCGGCGGTGCGCGGTCGCAACCCGCACAACCAGGCGATCCTGCCGATCCGCGGCAAGATCCTCAACGTCGAGAAGGCCCGCATCGACAAGGTGCTCGCCAACAACGAGGTCCAGGCGCTGATCTCGGCGTTCGGCACCGGCATCGGCGAGGACTTCGACAAGACCAAGGCGCGCTACCACAAGATCGTGCTCATGGCCGATGCCGACGTCGACGGCCTGCACATCCGCACCCTGTTGCTGACGCTGCTCTTCCGGTTCATGCGCCCGCTGATCGAGGAGGGCTACGTCTACCTCGCCCAACCCCCGCTCTACCGGCTCAAGTGGAGCAACCACGCCCACGAGTTCGCGTACTCCGACCGCGAGCGCGACGCCATGGTCACGGCCGGGCTGGCCCAGGGGTGGCGCCTGCCCAAGGACGCCGGCATCCAACGCTACAAGGGTCTCGGCGAGATGGACTACCAGGAGCTGTGGGAGACCACGATGGACCCGGACCACCGGGTGCTGCTGCAGGTCACGCTCGACGACGCCGCGGCAGCCGACGAGATCTTCGCGATCCTCATGGGCGAGGACGTCGAGAGTCGCCGCGGCTTCATCCAGCGCAACGCCCGCGACGTCCGCTTCCTTGATATCTGA
- the dnaA gene encoding chromosomal replication initiator protein DnaA, which produces MSDADLDFAQIWQNTISTLDADGLPARERAFLTLARFSGLLDGTALIKVPNDYTKDVVETRVRDEVTHALSSQLGTTVHLAVTVDLSLEEGHLDQDTDGLDEGSGGPSGTGAPSGHQGGPGLSGLSTAPAQPDNVYPMARHAETQRRPRDEVPSITDESATRLNPKYTFDTFVIGASNRFAHAAAVAVAEAPAKAYNPLFVYGESGLGKTHLLHAIGHYARNLYPHVKVRYVNSEEFTNDFINSIRDDKASNFQRRYRDVDVLLIDDIQFLQGKVQTQEEFFHTFNTLHNANKQVVITSDLPPKLLSGFEERMRSRFEWGLLTDVQPPDLETRIAILRKKAIQEKMSAPDEVLEFIASRISTNIRELEGALIRVTAFASLNRQSVDMGLAEIVLKDLIPNEQGSQITSATIMAQTAAYFGLTIEDLCGSSRSRVLVTARQIAMYLCRELTDLSLPKIGQQFGGRDHTTVMHADKKIRQLMAERRAIYNQVTELTNRIKQQSR; this is translated from the coding sequence GTGAGTGATGCAGATCTGGACTTCGCTCAGATCTGGCAGAACACGATCTCCACTCTCGACGCCGATGGCCTGCCAGCACGGGAGCGCGCCTTCCTGACGCTCGCTCGGTTCTCGGGACTGCTCGACGGAACCGCCCTGATCAAGGTCCCCAACGACTACACCAAGGACGTCGTCGAGACCCGGGTGCGCGACGAGGTCACCCACGCCCTGTCCTCGCAGCTCGGCACCACCGTGCACCTGGCGGTGACGGTCGACCTCTCCCTCGAGGAGGGCCACCTCGACCAGGACACCGACGGTCTCGACGAGGGGTCCGGCGGGCCAAGCGGCACGGGCGCTCCGAGCGGTCATCAGGGCGGCCCCGGCCTGAGCGGCCTGAGCACCGCGCCGGCCCAGCCCGACAACGTGTACCCGATGGCCCGGCACGCCGAGACGCAGCGTCGGCCGCGTGACGAGGTCCCCAGCATCACCGATGAGTCGGCGACCCGGCTCAACCCGAAGTACACCTTCGACACGTTCGTCATCGGGGCCAGCAACCGGTTCGCGCACGCGGCCGCCGTCGCAGTGGCCGAGGCGCCGGCGAAGGCGTACAACCCGCTCTTTGTCTACGGCGAGTCCGGGCTCGGCAAGACGCACCTGCTGCACGCGATCGGGCACTACGCCCGCAACCTGTACCCCCACGTCAAGGTGCGGTACGTGAACTCCGAGGAGTTCACCAACGACTTCATCAACAGCATCCGTGACGACAAGGCGTCCAACTTCCAGCGTCGCTACCGCGACGTCGACGTCCTGCTCATCGACGACATCCAGTTCTTGCAGGGCAAGGTGCAGACCCAGGAGGAGTTTTTCCACACCTTCAACACCCTGCACAACGCCAACAAGCAGGTCGTCATCACCAGCGACCTGCCGCCCAAGCTGCTGTCCGGCTTCGAGGAGCGGATGCGCAGCCGGTTCGAATGGGGCCTGCTCACCGACGTCCAGCCCCCCGACCTCGAGACCCGCATCGCCATCCTTCGCAAGAAGGCCATCCAGGAGAAGATGAGCGCCCCCGACGAGGTGCTCGAGTTCATCGCCTCGCGGATCTCCACCAACATCCGCGAGCTCGAGGGCGCGCTGATCCGGGTCACCGCCTTCGCCAGCCTCAACCGCCAGTCGGTCGACATGGGCCTGGCCGAGATCGTCCTCAAGGACCTCATCCCCAACGAGCAGGGCTCGCAGATCACCAGCGCGACGATCATGGCCCAGACCGCCGCCTACTTCGGGCTGACCATCGAGGACCTCTGTGGGTCGTCCCGCTCTCGGGTGCTCGTCACGGCGCGCCAGATCGCGATGTACCTGTGCCGCGAGCTCACCGACCTGTCGCTGCCCAAGATCGGCCAGCAGTTCGGCGGCCGAGACCACACCACGGTCATGCACGCCGACAAGAAGATCCGCCAGCTGATGGCCGAGCGCCGCGCGATCTACAACCAGGTCACCGAGCTCACCAACCGGATCAAGCAGCAGTCGCGCTGA
- a CDS encoding DUF721 domain-containing protein, with product MSDDATTNLADDPNDPNDPNDPDRPSNPADDADDAAAAALLRARAAAREKGLRPGLKPMRARRPGVPTTRAPRDGRDPELLGDQMDRLLADRGWKVDVAVGSVMGRWPDIVGAEVAQHCTPVTFEFGVLTVRADSTAWMVQLQLLESAIMGRLEGEVGKGTVTALKLVGPSAPSWSKGLRRAQGPGPRDTYG from the coding sequence GTGAGTGACGACGCCACGACGAACCTTGCGGACGACCCCAACGACCCCAACGACCCCAACGACCCGGACCGTCCGAGCAATCCTGCGGACGACGCCGACGACGCCGCGGCTGCCGCCCTGCTGCGCGCCCGGGCGGCGGCCCGGGAGAAGGGGCTGCGCCCCGGCCTGAAGCCGATGCGGGCCCGGCGACCGGGAGTGCCGACCACCAGGGCGCCCCGCGACGGCCGCGACCCGGAGCTGCTCGGCGACCAGATGGACCGACTGCTCGCCGACCGCGGCTGGAAGGTCGACGTCGCGGTGGGCTCGGTGATGGGGCGCTGGCCCGACATCGTCGGCGCCGAGGTCGCCCAGCACTGCACCCCGGTGACGTTCGAGTTCGGGGTGCTCACGGTGCGTGCCGACTCGACTGCCTGGATGGTGCAGCTCCAGCTGCTCGAGTCCGCGATCATGGGGCGGCTCGAGGGCGAGGTCGGCAAGGGGACGGTGACGGCGCTCAAGCTCGTGGGGCCGAGTGCCCCGTCGTGGTCCAAGGGCCTGCGTCGAGCCCAGGGGCCCGGCCCACGCGACACCTACGGCTGA
- the recF gene encoding DNA replication/repair protein RecF → MHVRHLSVADFRSYTAAEFPLQPGITTLVGLNGQGKTNLVEAIGYLATLSSHRVATDQPLVRFGAEQAIIRGVVVRDGRETLVELELNPGRANRARLGRSPVTRPREVLGTLRTVLFAPEDLALVKGDPSERRRFLDDLLVARQPRWAGVRADYDKILRQRNALLKSAQPVLRRGARHRPRPGDEPADDARASALHTLDIWNENLATVGSQLLYARLRLLRDLGPYLAKAYDEVSAGQSDARVSYRSSLREESAERIAAGDVPEIGELHAELLATLTQVRDREIERGVSLAGPHRDDLVLGLGDLPAKGYASHGESWSFALGLKLAAYQLLRHDLGDDPVLILDDVFAELDTGRRERLAAMIADCEQVLITAAVDADVPASLVGQTFAVSLGTVVPRE, encoded by the coding sequence GTGCACGTCCGTCACCTGTCCGTCGCCGACTTTCGCAGCTACACCGCCGCCGAGTTCCCCCTGCAGCCCGGCATCACGACGCTGGTCGGCCTCAACGGCCAGGGCAAGACCAACCTCGTCGAGGCGATCGGCTACCTCGCCACGCTCTCCAGCCACCGGGTCGCCACCGACCAGCCGCTCGTGCGGTTCGGCGCGGAGCAGGCGATCATCCGCGGCGTCGTGGTGCGCGACGGGCGCGAGACCCTGGTCGAGCTCGAGCTCAACCCGGGCCGGGCCAACCGCGCCCGGCTCGGGCGCTCACCGGTCACCCGGCCCCGGGAGGTGCTCGGCACCCTGCGCACCGTGCTGTTCGCCCCCGAGGACCTCGCGCTGGTCAAGGGCGACCCCTCCGAGCGCCGACGGTTCCTCGACGACCTGCTTGTCGCCCGTCAGCCCCGCTGGGCCGGCGTCCGGGCGGACTACGACAAGATCCTGCGCCAGCGCAACGCCCTGTTGAAGTCGGCCCAGCCCGTGCTGCGCCGGGGTGCTCGCCACCGGCCGCGGCCCGGCGACGAGCCTGCCGATGACGCCCGTGCTTCGGCGCTGCACACCCTCGACATCTGGAACGAGAACCTCGCCACGGTCGGATCGCAACTGCTCTACGCCCGGTTACGGCTGCTGCGCGACCTCGGCCCCTATCTCGCCAAGGCCTACGACGAGGTCAGCGCCGGCCAGTCCGACGCACGGGTCTCCTACCGCAGCTCACTGCGCGAGGAGAGCGCCGAGCGCATCGCGGCCGGCGACGTGCCCGAGATCGGTGAGCTGCACGCCGAGCTGCTGGCCACCCTGACGCAGGTGCGCGACCGTGAGATCGAGCGCGGGGTGTCACTGGCCGGGCCGCACCGCGACGACCTCGTGCTCGGACTCGGCGACCTGCCCGCCAAGGGCTATGCCAGCCACGGGGAGAGCTGGTCGTTCGCGCTGGGACTCAAGCTCGCGGCATACCAGCTGTTGCGCCACGACCTCGGCGACGATCCGGTGCTCATCCTCGACGACGTCTTCGCCGAGCTGGACACCGGCCGGCGCGAGCGCCTGGCGGCGATGATCGCCGACTGCGAGCAGGTGTTGATCACCGCCGCGGTCGATGCCGACGTGCCGGCCTCGCTCGTGGGGCAGACGTTCGCGGTGTCGCTCGGGACGGTGGTGCCCCGTGAGTGA
- the dnaN gene encoding DNA polymerase III subunit beta, which produces MKFRVEREVLADAVTWVARGLPARPPVPVLAGLLIEANDEGTLTLSAFDYEVSAKITVAADVSESGTVLVLGRLLADISRNLPSKPVDISTDGSKVSVTCGSSRFSLMQMPADDYPTLPTSPAPSGTVAGDVFTQAVAQVSIAADRGDTLPILTGVRVEIDGEKMTLLATDRYRLAMRELTWNPEASDASHVALVPARTLSETAKALGASGTVDLALGSSAGGEGLVGFEAGQRRTTTRLLDGEYPKVTSIFPTTVETESVIKTADLVEAVKRVALVAERNTPVRLRFSEGQVAIEAGTGDDAQASEAVEAVLTGPEIEIAFNPQFLLDGLGAVGTEYSRLSFTQPSRPAVLSGQDKEDGDADTSYRYVLMPVRFAS; this is translated from the coding sequence GTGAAGTTTCGGGTCGAACGTGAGGTGCTCGCCGACGCCGTGACGTGGGTGGCTCGTGGCCTGCCAGCCCGCCCGCCGGTGCCCGTGCTCGCCGGACTGCTCATCGAGGCCAACGACGAGGGCACGCTGACCCTGTCGGCGTTCGACTACGAGGTCTCCGCCAAGATCACCGTCGCGGCCGACGTGTCCGAATCGGGCACCGTGCTGGTCCTCGGCCGGCTCCTGGCCGACATCTCGCGCAACCTGCCGTCCAAGCCGGTCGACATCTCGACCGACGGGTCCAAGGTCTCGGTGACCTGCGGCTCCTCACGGTTCAGCCTCATGCAGATGCCGGCCGACGACTACCCCACGCTGCCCACCTCGCCCGCGCCCAGCGGCACCGTGGCCGGCGACGTCTTCACCCAGGCCGTCGCCCAGGTCTCCATCGCCGCCGACCGCGGCGACACCCTGCCGATCCTCACCGGGGTCAGGGTCGAGATCGACGGCGAGAAGATGACCCTGCTCGCCACCGACCGCTACCGGCTGGCGATGCGCGAGCTCACCTGGAACCCCGAGGCCAGCGACGCGTCCCACGTCGCGCTCGTCCCGGCCCGCACCCTGTCCGAGACCGCCAAGGCGCTCGGCGCGTCCGGCACGGTCGACCTCGCCCTGGGCTCCTCGGCGGGCGGTGAGGGGCTGGTCGGGTTCGAGGCCGGCCAGCGCCGCACGACGACCCGGCTGCTCGACGGCGAGTACCCCAAGGTCACCTCGATCTTCCCCACGACCGTCGAGACCGAGTCGGTCATCAAGACCGCCGACCTGGTCGAGGCCGTCAAGCGCGTGGCCCTGGTCGCCGAGCGCAACACCCCCGTGCGGCTTCGCTTCAGCGAGGGCCAGGTCGCCATCGAGGCGGGCACCGGCGACGACGCCCAGGCGTCCGAGGCCGTCGAGGCCGTGCTCACCGGTCCTGAGATCGAGATCGCGTTCAACCCCCAGTTCCTGCTCGACGGCCTCGGCGCGGTCGGCACCGAGTACTCGCGCCTGTCGTTCACCCAGCCCTCGCGCCCGGCCGTCCTGTCCGGCCAGGACAAGGAGGACGGCGATGCCGACACCTCCTACCGCTATGTCCTGATGCCTGTTCGCTTCGCGAGCTGA